In Candidatus Zixiibacteriota bacterium, the sequence ATAGCGGTCGGCGCGGTATAAAACACCGAGACGTTCATTTTTTCGACAAGCTGCCAGAAGCGGTCCTGGTCCGGCCAGTCCGGCGCGCCCTCATACATGACCTGCGTCACGCCGTTCGCCATCGGACCGTAGACGATATACGAGTGCCCGGTTACCCAGCCGCAGTCGGCCGTGCACCAGAAAACATCGTCCGGCTTCAGATCAAATACCAGTTTACTGGTGGCATACACGCCGGTCAGGTACCCGCCGCAGGTGTGCACGATCCCTTTCGGCTTGCCGGTCGTCCCCGACGTGTACAGGATGAACAACGGGTGCTCGCTGTCGACATACACCGGCGGGCAGTACTGATCGGCGTCCTGCATGAGACGGTGAAACCAGTGGTCGCGGCCTTCCTTCACGCGAAGCAGGAAATCTCCGCGTTTGATGATAATGACGTGCTCGATCGACGGGCAGTCGGCCAGCGCGACATCGGCGTCGTGTTTCAACGGAATAATCTGCCCGCGCCGGTAACCGCCGTCGGCCGTGATCAGCAGCTTGCACTGCGAGTCGTTGATCCGCTCCCGCAGCGACTCCGGCGAGAAACCGCCGAACACCACCGAATGAATCGCGCCGATCCGCGCGCACGCCAGCATCGAGATCACCAGCTCCGGAATCATCGGCAAATAGATCGCGACCCGGTCACCTTTGGATATCCCGAGCGACTTCAGTGCGTTGGCCAGCTTGTTGACCTGGCGATACAGGTCCCAGTAGGTGAACGTCTTGCGGTCGCCCGGCTCGCCTTCCCAGATCAACGCCGCCTTGTTTTTGTTGCCGTTGGTCAGTTGACGGTCCAGACAGGACTCGGTGACGTTCAGCTTTCCCCCGACAAACCACTTGGCGTCCGGCGCCTTCCACTCCAGCACCGTGCTCCACTTTTTCTTCCATACCAGCTCGCGGGCCATCGTGGCCCAGAATGCCGTCGGGTTTTTGGCCGCTGTACGGTACAGGTCGGTCTTGTTGACGAGGGCCTGTTTGACGAATGAGGGAGACGGTTTGTAACGGCGATTCTCTTTCAGCAG encodes:
- the acs gene encoding acetate--CoA ligase is translated as MPRASRAKSAPKPATIDTLLKENRRYKPSPSFVKQALVNKTDLYRTAAKNPTAFWATMARELVWKKKWSTVLEWKAPDAKWFVGGKLNVTESCLDRQLTNGNKNKAALIWEGEPGDRKTFTYWDLYRQVNKLANALKSLGISKGDRVAIYLPMIPELVISMLACARIGAIHSVVFGGFSPESLRERINDSQCKLLITADGGYRRGQIIPLKHDADVALADCPSIEHVIIIKRGDFLLRVKEGRDHWFHRLMQDADQYCPPVYVDSEHPLFILYTSGTTGKPKGIVHTCGGYLTGVYATSKLVFDLKPDDVFWCTADCGWVTGHSYIVYGPMANGVTQVMYEGAPDWPDQDRFWQLVEKMNVSVFYTAPTAIRAFMRWGREWPDKHDLSSLRLLGTVGEPINPEAWVWYHDVIGRKNCPIVDTWWQTETGHIMISPLPGVTSTKPGSATQPFPGIEAKILDDDGNEIGNGGGYLAITKPWPGMLRGIWGDRQRFVDTYWSKWPGVYFPGDGARVDKDGYYWILGRVDDVINTAGHRISTMEVESALVGHPSVAEAAVVGVPHEIKGEALAAFVTLKDGVERNDRLCHQLVDFVTRKIGAIAKPDQMVCTPDLPKTRSGKIMRRLLRDIATGRVMGDTTTLADPAVIDRLKRQYEED